A part of Andrena cerasifolii isolate SP2316 chromosome 10, iyAndCera1_principal, whole genome shotgun sequence genomic DNA contains:
- the LOC143374073 gene encoding cysteine sulfinic acid decarboxylase — protein MDATSSTEGAAALELLKRLLCILEEEKVFDRSSSEPLVRFVQPEELQKQLDVELKEEPATKEAIELAMRQTIRFSVNTFSPNFHNQLYAGIDEYGLAGSWLTDVFNTSQYTYEVAPVFAIMERQVIEKSLQLVGYPKLPEGDGILCPGGSTSNMYGMVLARYKKVPEVKTKGVAGLPPLVCFTSEAGHYSITKGAHWLGLGTDHVYKVKCDDFGRMRPEALKTAIAEARKQGHLPFFVNATCGTTVLGAFDPLPEIAAICQEEDLWLHVDACLGGTLLLSEKYRTRMRGIELSNSVAWNPHKMLGAPFQCSLFLVKGKNILHEANCAGARYLFQQDKHYDVAWDTGDKSIQCGRKVDGAKFWLMWKARGTKGLRESVDIAMSAAEYFFQKIKILRRGFRLVLPTYESCNICFWYIPPSMRGQKETKDWWESLYRITARIKERMMVEGSLMVGYTPLSYNNTGNFFRMVVTCQPPPTQASMDYVVTKIEELAADL, from the exons ATGGACGCGACATCATCGACAGAGGGGGCCGCGGCGCTCGAGCTGCTGAAACGGCTGTTGTGCATCCTAGAGGAGGAAAAGGTGTTCGACCGGTCGAGCAGCGAGCCTCTCGTCAGGTTCGTTCAACCCGAGGAGCTGCAG AAACAACTGGACGTCGAGTTGAAGGAGGAACCAGCCACCAAGGAAGCAATCGAGCTGGCTATGAGGCAGACGATTCGATTCTCCGTTAACACATTCAGTCCCAATTTCCACAATCAGCTGTACGCGGGGATCGACGAGTACGGTTTAGCTGGCTCCTGGTTGACGGATGTCTTCAACACGAGCCA GTACACCTACGAAGTAGCTCCCGTGTTCGCGATAATGGAGAGGCAGGTGATCGAGAAGTCCCTGCAACTGGTTGGGTATCCCAAGCTACCCGAGGGCGACGGTATCCTCTGTCCCGGTGGAAGCACGTCCAACATGTACGGCATGGTGTTAGCGAGATACAAAAAGGTTCCTGAGGTAAAGACCAAGGGGGTCGCTGGCCTTCCACCTCTTGTGTGCTTCACTAGCGAGGCGGGCCATTATTCCATCACAAAAGGAGCACACTGGCTGGGCTTGGGCACCGACCATGTCTACAAG GTGAAGTGTGACGATTTCGGACGCATGCGACCCGAGGCCCTGAAGACTGCCATCGCGGAGGCGAGAAAGCAGGGCCATTTACCATTCTTCGTGAACGCTACGTGCGGCACCACGGTGTTAGGAGCGTTCGACCCGCTGCCAGAAATCGCGGCGATCTGCCAAGAGGAGGATCTCTGGCTACACGTTGAC GCCTGCCTCGGTGGCACGCTGTTGCTCTCGGAAAAGTACCGGACTCGAATGAGGGGAATCGAGCT CTCCAATTCCGTGGCGTGGAATCCGCACAAGATGCTCGGCGCCCCGTTCCAGTGCTCGTTGTTCCTGGTCAAGGGTAAGAATATCCTGCACGAAGCCAACTGTGCGGGCGCAAGGTACCTTTTCCAGCAAGACAAACACTACGACGTGGCTTGGGACACGGGCGACAAGAGCATACAGTGCGGGAGAAAG GTGGACGGTGCCAAATTCTGGCTGATGTGGAAGGCGCGAGGAACGAAGGGTCTCCGCGAGTCCGTTGACATCGCGATGTCAGCGGCCGAGTACTTCTTCCAGAAGATAAAGATCCTCCGCCGAGGTTTCCGCTTGGTTCTTCCCACCTACGAGAGCTGTAACATTTGCTTCTGGTACATACCACCCAGCATGCGCGGTCAGAAGGAGACCAAGGATTGGTGGGAGAGCCTGTACAGGATCACCGCGAGGATCAAGGAACGCATGATGGTGGAGGGATCGCTGATGGTGGGCTACACTCCGCTCTCCTACAACAACACGGGCAACTTCTTCCGCATGGTGGTCACTTGCCAGCCTCCCCCGACACAAGCTTCCATGGACTACGTTGTGACGAAGATCGAGGAGTTGGCTGCCGATCTGTAG
- the LOC143374072 gene encoding uncharacterized protein LOC143374072 isoform X2 yields MISTTGNSVRLLFLLSMSLLGAKPRAEAPRACAFSNSNLERSTARTGLSIPTDESLASTILEEFESRLSRLERRLRAVEQPVWQMGSAEEDWEICAEGPCRCLPEIKSVSCWRQDLLDLPAAQLVPRDVLKLDLGGNRLTALHRDTFLDMTRLNHLDISENSIEHLPLNLFFSLHAVTHVRLSKNQLRELHRSQFFSTRNLRILDASSNKIRTLPESLFLSTTSLVLLDLSCNRISTLSPGTFGGLSALEELLLGKNRLSILPADLFSDLASLKYLGLEENRLKDLPSELFHEQTSLRELNMGGNELLEISGGLLSSLEELRSLEMSNNKISRIASSAFRGLEALKELQLGHNRLRDLPPGLFSSCNSLERLVLHANGLETLSRGAFTGLSNLTSLFLHSNHLRTLYSELFQGTPNLRKLQLESNYLTSLPPRILDPMPYIEQLRLARNPWHCDCAASYLAMWLQGRYLARTNESQATEDLSLWEFGAGAVCRGPGTLGGKLLLRLTFHELCEGQWASMRGLVPRIPVDLAGASNTDDNPTDSLSPRERVSV; encoded by the exons ATGATCTCTACGACCGGAAACAGCGTTCGATTGCTCTTCCTCCTCTCGATGAGCCTGCTCGGCGCTAAGCCTCGAGCGGAAGCGCCGCGTGCATGCGCCTTCTCCAATTCGAATCTCGAGCGATCGACAGCGAGGACGGGCCTATCTATCCCGACCGACGAGAGTCTAGCTTCGACGATCCTCGAGGAATTCGAGAGCCGCTTGTCGAGGCTAGAGAGAAGATTAAGGGCCGTTGAGCAACCTG TTTGGCAGATGGGATCGGCGGAGGAGGACTGGGAGATCTGCGCAGAGGGACCGTGTCGGTGTCTGCCTGAAATCAAGTCGGTGTCATGCTGGAGGCAGGACTTGCTGGACCTACCTGCTGCTCAGCTCGTGCCGAGGGACGTTTTGAAGTT GGATCTTGGTGGCAATCGGCTGACAGCGTTGCACAGGGACACTTTCTTGGACATGACGAGGTTGAATCATCT AGATATAAGTGAGAACTCCATCGAGCATCTCCCTCTGAACCTTTTCTTCTCGCTGCACGCGGTCACGCACGTGAGGCTGAGCAAGAATCAGCTCAGGGAGCTGCATCGGTCTCAGTTCTTCAGCACGCGTAACCTTCGAATTCT CGACGCCTCCTCCAACAAGATTCGGACTCTGCCGGAGAGCCTGTTCCTGAGCACCACCTCGCTAGTATTACTCGATCTCTCCTGCAATCGAATTTCAACTCTATCCCCCGGCACTTTTGGAGGCCTGTCAGCTCTGGAGGAGCTTCTCCTAGGAAAGAACCGCCTGTCGATCCTTCCAGCGGACCTGTTCAGCGATTTGGCGAGCCTAAAGTATCTAGGTCTGGAGGAGAACAGATTGAAGGATCTCCCGAGCGAATTGTTCCATGAACAGACGTCCCTTCGCGAGCTGAACATGGGTGGGAATGAATTATTAGAGATCTCCGGAGGTCTGTTGTCCTCCTTAGAGGAACTTCGCTCTCTGGAGATGTCCAATAACAAGATATCTCGG ATCGCCTCCTCTGCATTTAGAGGTCTAGAGGCACTGAAAGAGCTCCAGCTGGGCCACAACCGACTGAGGGACCTTCCCCCAGGACTATTCTCCAGTTGCAATTCTCTAGAACGACTAGTGTTACACGCCAATGGCCTGGAGACTCTATCTCGCGGTGCCTTCACAGGCCTCTCCAACCTGACGTCCCTTTTCCTGCACTCGAACCACCTCAGGACGCTGTACTCGGAACTGTTCCAGGGCACACCGAATCTGAGGAAGCT GCAGCTGGAGTCCAACTACCTCACCTCGCTTCCACCACGAATTCTGGACCCGATGCCCTACATCGAGCAGCTGCGTCTCGCCAGGAATCCCTGGCACTGCGACTGTGCCGCCTCTTACCTAGCTATGTGGCTGCAAGGGAGGTACTTAGCTAGGACGAACGAGTCACAGGCGACGGAGGATCTGAGTCTGTGGGAGTTCGGGGCTGGGGCAGTCTGCAGGGGCCCAGGGACTCTGGGAGGCAAGCTACTGCTGCGGCTCACTTTCCACGAGCTCTGCGAAGGCCAATGGGCCTCTATGAGGGGCCTGGTCCCCAGGATCCCCGTCGACCTCGCAGGTGCCAGCAACACCGACGACAATCCCACGGACAGTCTGTCGCCGAGGGAGCGTGTTTCG GTCTAG
- the LOC143374072 gene encoding uncharacterized protein LOC143374072 isoform X1, with translation MISTTGNSVRLLFLLSMSLLGAKPRAEAPRACAFSNSNLERSTARTGLSIPTDESLASTILEEFESRLSRLERRLRAVEQPVWQMGSAEEDWEICAEGPCRCLPEIKSVSCWRQDLLDLPAAQLVPRDVLKLDLGGNRLTALHRDTFLDMTRLNHLDISENSIEHLPLNLFFSLHAVTHVRLSKNQLRELHRSQFFSTRNLRILDASSNKIRTLPESLFLSTTSLVLLDLSCNRISTLSPGTFGGLSALEELLLGKNRLSILPADLFSDLASLKYLGLEENRLKDLPSELFHEQTSLRELNMGGNELLEISGGLLSSLEELRSLEMSNNKISRIASSAFRGLEALKELQLGHNRLRDLPPGLFSSCNSLERLVLHANGLETLSRGAFTGLSNLTSLFLHSNHLRTLYSELFQGTPNLRKLQLESNYLTSLPPRILDPMPYIEQLRLARNPWHCDCAASYLAMWLQGRYLARTNESQATEDLSLWEFGAGAVCRGPGTLGGKLLLRLTFHELCEGQWASMRGLVPRIPVDLAGASNTDDNPTDSLSPRERVSVYLRCLVVFYYVGLGILVRGSQ, from the exons ATGATCTCTACGACCGGAAACAGCGTTCGATTGCTCTTCCTCCTCTCGATGAGCCTGCTCGGCGCTAAGCCTCGAGCGGAAGCGCCGCGTGCATGCGCCTTCTCCAATTCGAATCTCGAGCGATCGACAGCGAGGACGGGCCTATCTATCCCGACCGACGAGAGTCTAGCTTCGACGATCCTCGAGGAATTCGAGAGCCGCTTGTCGAGGCTAGAGAGAAGATTAAGGGCCGTTGAGCAACCTG TTTGGCAGATGGGATCGGCGGAGGAGGACTGGGAGATCTGCGCAGAGGGACCGTGTCGGTGTCTGCCTGAAATCAAGTCGGTGTCATGCTGGAGGCAGGACTTGCTGGACCTACCTGCTGCTCAGCTCGTGCCGAGGGACGTTTTGAAGTT GGATCTTGGTGGCAATCGGCTGACAGCGTTGCACAGGGACACTTTCTTGGACATGACGAGGTTGAATCATCT AGATATAAGTGAGAACTCCATCGAGCATCTCCCTCTGAACCTTTTCTTCTCGCTGCACGCGGTCACGCACGTGAGGCTGAGCAAGAATCAGCTCAGGGAGCTGCATCGGTCTCAGTTCTTCAGCACGCGTAACCTTCGAATTCT CGACGCCTCCTCCAACAAGATTCGGACTCTGCCGGAGAGCCTGTTCCTGAGCACCACCTCGCTAGTATTACTCGATCTCTCCTGCAATCGAATTTCAACTCTATCCCCCGGCACTTTTGGAGGCCTGTCAGCTCTGGAGGAGCTTCTCCTAGGAAAGAACCGCCTGTCGATCCTTCCAGCGGACCTGTTCAGCGATTTGGCGAGCCTAAAGTATCTAGGTCTGGAGGAGAACAGATTGAAGGATCTCCCGAGCGAATTGTTCCATGAACAGACGTCCCTTCGCGAGCTGAACATGGGTGGGAATGAATTATTAGAGATCTCCGGAGGTCTGTTGTCCTCCTTAGAGGAACTTCGCTCTCTGGAGATGTCCAATAACAAGATATCTCGG ATCGCCTCCTCTGCATTTAGAGGTCTAGAGGCACTGAAAGAGCTCCAGCTGGGCCACAACCGACTGAGGGACCTTCCCCCAGGACTATTCTCCAGTTGCAATTCTCTAGAACGACTAGTGTTACACGCCAATGGCCTGGAGACTCTATCTCGCGGTGCCTTCACAGGCCTCTCCAACCTGACGTCCCTTTTCCTGCACTCGAACCACCTCAGGACGCTGTACTCGGAACTGTTCCAGGGCACACCGAATCTGAGGAAGCT GCAGCTGGAGTCCAACTACCTCACCTCGCTTCCACCACGAATTCTGGACCCGATGCCCTACATCGAGCAGCTGCGTCTCGCCAGGAATCCCTGGCACTGCGACTGTGCCGCCTCTTACCTAGCTATGTGGCTGCAAGGGAGGTACTTAGCTAGGACGAACGAGTCACAGGCGACGGAGGATCTGAGTCTGTGGGAGTTCGGGGCTGGGGCAGTCTGCAGGGGCCCAGGGACTCTGGGAGGCAAGCTACTGCTGCGGCTCACTTTCCACGAGCTCTGCGAAGGCCAATGGGCCTCTATGAGGGGCCTGGTCCCCAGGATCCCCGTCGACCTCGCAGGTGCCAGCAACACCGACGACAATCCCACGGACAGTCTGTCGCCGAGGGAGCGTGTTTCGGTATACCTACGTTGTTTGGTAGTTTTCTACTATGTGGGATTAGGAATCCTCGTAAGAGGGAGCCAGTAG
- the LOC143374079 gene encoding uncharacterized protein LOC143374079, whose product MRSVVLIALILACAFAFVEEGYAAPSDATTALPKEMKEPKEIKEPKEIKEAATASKDVKDAIKSAKDAKKMKKDCDKDCGTDYDPICVGDLRDVTFKPRTFASQCTLDVHNCEMGTKFGIISKGECPGAGGTRLF is encoded by the exons ATGAGGTCGGTCGTTCTCATAG CGCTGATCCTTGCCTGCGCGTTCGCGTTCGTCGAGGAGGGGTACGCTGCACCCTCCGATGCAACCACCGCCCTCCCCAAGGAGATGAAGGAGCCGAAGGAAATAAAGGAGCCGAAGGAGATCAAGGAGGCTGCCACGGCCTCCAAAGACGTGAAAGATGCGATTAAATCAGCCAAGGATGCGAAGAAGATGAAAAAGGACTGCGATAAAGACTGTGGAACCGACTACGACCCCATATGCGTGGGCGACCTCAGAGACGTCACCTTCAAACCCAGGACCTTCGCCTCCCAGTGTACTTTGGACGTTCACAACTGCGAGATGGGAACGA AGTTTGGCATAATCAGCAAGGGCGAGTGTCCTGGAGCTGGTGGAACGAGGCTCTTCTAA
- the LOC143374075 gene encoding uncharacterized protein LOC143374075 isoform X2: MVDGGGKALRVVALSLAILNLANAQNSRSEDSAKIVSAESSDQETTNIDNYKMEARWEEDPPAIKSVKHVGWKSGRLSWAKDSYLEALKHSRTSTDPREGVIGAAGEATSGSTSFQRRKEYVQGPVYSGKDEESGTSPRIVHGAQDRDSFSLPTRTSGDFGAVQNTYGPPQPPRGSYGPPSNGYSPYGEYSGGAYLPPQQAYGPPAPTYGAGVPHGITDISQITLPTIDFSWPFALKLNAFTIAKILLKLVIFKMIVKFIAIICLLLFIPKLEIKKDNKGDMHDDDDEGRGLLVDSWVSERLNLLTLVLNNAVEKYENLNKGRWSSNEECSTMECRIQRAFTHDETWQDYRQLLRSYVSEESRSVRAKS, translated from the exons ATGGTCGACGGGGGTGGAAAAGCGTTGCGCGTTGTAGCTCTCTCGCTGGCGATCCTGAATCTCGCGAATGCACAGAATTCAAGAAGCGAAGACAGTGCGAAAATCGTGTCCGCGGAATCGAGTGACCAGGAGACCACGAATATTGATAATTATAAAATGGAAGCTAGGTGGGAGGAGGATCCACCAGCCATAAAATCGGTAAAGCACGTTGGATGGAAGAGTGGAAGATTGAGCTGGGCCAAGGACAGCTACCTAGAAGCCTTGAAGCACTCGAGGACCAGCACGGATCCTCGCGAAGGAGTGATCGGGGCTGCTGGAGAGGCGACTTCAGGTTCCACGTCCTTTCAGCGCAGAAAGGAGTACGTCCAAGGTCCGGTGTACTCTGGCAAGGATGAAGAAAGTGGGACATCCCCGCGAATAGTCCATGGTGCGCAGGATCGGGACTCTTTCTCCCTGCCCACTAGAACTTCCGGCGACTTTGGCGCGGTTCAGAACACTTACGGGCCTCCGCAGCCACCTCGAGGGTCTTATGGACCACCCTCGAATGGATATTCTCCTTATGGGGAGTATTCTGGCGGTGCTTACCTACCGCCACAGCAAG CCTACGGTCCTCCAGCACCCACGTACGGCGCTGGAGTCCCTCACGGAATAACAGACATCTCACAGATTACGCTCCCTACGATCGATTTCTCTTGGCCGTTCGCGCTTAAATTGAACGCCTTCACTATAGCTAAGATCCTCCTGAAACTGGTCATCTTCAAGATGATCGTCAAGTTCATTGCGATCATCTGTCTGCTGCTGTTCATACCGAAGCTGGAGATCAAGAAGGACAACAAGGGAGACatgcacgacgacgacgacgagggacgTGGACTACTCGTTG ACTCGTGGGTTTCAGAGCGGCTGAACCTTCTCACCCTAGTCTTAAACAACGCAGTAGAGAAGTACGAGAATTTGAACAAGGGACGATGGAGCTCCAACGAGGAGTGCTCTACAATGGAGTGCCGGATCCAAAGAGCATTCACGCACGACGAGACCTGGCAAGATTACCGCCAATTGCTGAGGAGCTACGTCTCAGAAGAATCGCGATCCGTTCGAGCGAAGTCGTAG
- the LOC143374075 gene encoding uncharacterized protein LOC143374075 isoform X1: protein MVDGGGKALRVVALSLAILNLANAQNSRSEDSAKIVSAESSDQETTNIDNYKMEARWEEDPPAIKSVKHVGWKSGRLSWAKDSYLEALKHSRTSTDPREGVIGAAGEATSGSTSFQRRKEYVQGPVYSGKDEESGTSPRIVHGAQDRDSFSLPTRTSGDFGAVQNTYGPPQPPRGSYGPPSNGYSPYGEYSGGAYLPPQQAYGPPAPTYGAGVPHGITDISQITLPTIDFSWPFALKLNAFTIAKILLKLVIFKMIVKFIAIICLLLFIPKLEIKKDNKGDMHDDDDEGRGLLVADSWVSERLNLLTLVLNNAVEKYENLNKGRWSSNEECSTMECRIQRAFTHDETWQDYRQLLRSYVSEESRSVRAKS from the exons ATGGTCGACGGGGGTGGAAAAGCGTTGCGCGTTGTAGCTCTCTCGCTGGCGATCCTGAATCTCGCGAATGCACAGAATTCAAGAAGCGAAGACAGTGCGAAAATCGTGTCCGCGGAATCGAGTGACCAGGAGACCACGAATATTGATAATTATAAAATGGAAGCTAGGTGGGAGGAGGATCCACCAGCCATAAAATCGGTAAAGCACGTTGGATGGAAGAGTGGAAGATTGAGCTGGGCCAAGGACAGCTACCTAGAAGCCTTGAAGCACTCGAGGACCAGCACGGATCCTCGCGAAGGAGTGATCGGGGCTGCTGGAGAGGCGACTTCAGGTTCCACGTCCTTTCAGCGCAGAAAGGAGTACGTCCAAGGTCCGGTGTACTCTGGCAAGGATGAAGAAAGTGGGACATCCCCGCGAATAGTCCATGGTGCGCAGGATCGGGACTCTTTCTCCCTGCCCACTAGAACTTCCGGCGACTTTGGCGCGGTTCAGAACACTTACGGGCCTCCGCAGCCACCTCGAGGGTCTTATGGACCACCCTCGAATGGATATTCTCCTTATGGGGAGTATTCTGGCGGTGCTTACCTACCGCCACAGCAAG CCTACGGTCCTCCAGCACCCACGTACGGCGCTGGAGTCCCTCACGGAATAACAGACATCTCACAGATTACGCTCCCTACGATCGATTTCTCTTGGCCGTTCGCGCTTAAATTGAACGCCTTCACTATAGCTAAGATCCTCCTGAAACTGGTCATCTTCAAGATGATCGTCAAGTTCATTGCGATCATCTGTCTGCTGCTGTTCATACCGAAGCTGGAGATCAAGAAGGACAACAAGGGAGACatgcacgacgacgacgacgagggacgTGGACTACTCGTTG CAGACTCGTGGGTTTCAGAGCGGCTGAACCTTCTCACCCTAGTCTTAAACAACGCAGTAGAGAAGTACGAGAATTTGAACAAGGGACGATGGAGCTCCAACGAGGAGTGCTCTACAATGGAGTGCCGGATCCAAAGAGCATTCACGCACGACGAGACCTGGCAAGATTACCGCCAATTGCTGAGGAGCTACGTCTCAGAAGAATCGCGATCCGTTCGAGCGAAGTCGTAG